In Helicobacter mastomyrinus, a single genomic region encodes these proteins:
- a CDS encoding DNA polymerase III subunit delta', with protein sequence MIGLIHITPLMDELIEDLINNRDPQYYKIFREEDLKIDIAKEIIAQSYLTYEQEMLIVIAANKYNIAAQNALLKIIEEPPEKVQFIIIAKNKNALIPTIRSRMRLIVHKHKAFIPPFELDVKKLSLESIYTFCKQNDSANHSKEDIKLRIQSLLFALFEAKITLTQKELSLFDKAIALNQNDATEKQNYIFLPLLLRIYQKQKGKK encoded by the coding sequence ATGATAGGACTTATCCATATCACACCCCTTATGGACGAGCTCATAGAGGATCTTATAAACAATCGCGACCCGCAATATTACAAGATTTTTAGGGAAGAAGATTTAAAAATTGATATTGCCAAAGAAATAATCGCACAAAGCTATCTCACTTATGAGCAGGAAATGCTTATTGTCATTGCTGCAAATAAATACAATATCGCCGCACAAAACGCGCTTTTAAAAATTATTGAAGAGCCGCCAGAGAAAGTGCAATTTATCATCATCGCTAAAAATAAAAATGCCCTTATCCCCACTATCCGCTCTCGTATGCGTCTTATAGTACATAAACACAAGGCATTTATCCCACCCTTTGAGCTCGATGTCAAAAAGCTAAGCTTAGAATCTATCTATACATTTTGTAAGCAAAACGATAGCGCTAATCACAGCAAGGAGGATATTAAACTGCGGATTCAATCTTTGCTTTTTGCCCTTTTTGAGGCAAAGATTACACTCACACAAAAAGAGCTTTCTTTATTTGATAAAGCCATAGCGCTTAATCAAAATGACGCCACAGAGAAGCAAAACTACATCTTTTTGCCCCTCCTGCTTAGAATCTACCAAAAACAAAAGGGTAAAAAATGA
- a CDS encoding efflux RND transporter periplasmic adaptor subunit — MKKTLWFAPFIFMQFALCFEEIVISLEEISKNGIKMIPLNQAFNTKGVPFNALIDFDDKSSTTQSSSFETIVVNIYKREGELVQKGDLICDISSNELSALFFELTNTQERLKIAAENEAKDKSLYKAGVISKREYQLSYLTMNELRLKLNEIKSKLDLLGIDPNFIKNGSQGKYGFPVVAKASGILSVAPKQSGEKIEAFTPYVRISKNTDNMSNNLLGRIKIPLHLSHNIQKGAPVFDDNGNRIGEIETLSVVIDKISNTILATANIHNTNLKVGEMLEVYIDGLLPKGTILIPSSAVIKNGNDYLVFVQSAKGFKPTKIEVVEERDSSFVINPKGLTNQNKIATGNIISLKGIMDGLGRE; from the coding sequence GTGAAAAAAACTCTATGGTTTGCTCCCTTCATCTTTATGCAATTTGCCCTCTGCTTTGAAGAGATTGTCATTTCACTTGAGGAAATTAGCAAAAATGGTATTAAAATGATTCCCCTTAATCAAGCCTTTAATACCAAGGGTGTGCCATTTAACGCTCTCATTGACTTTGATGATAAAAGCTCTACCACACAAAGCTCAAGTTTTGAAACCATTGTTGTAAATATCTACAAACGTGAGGGCGAACTCGTCCAAAAAGGAGATTTAATCTGTGATATTAGCTCAAATGAGCTAAGTGCACTCTTTTTTGAGCTTACCAATACGCAGGAGCGATTAAAAATTGCCGCTGAAAATGAAGCTAAAGACAAATCGCTTTATAAAGCAGGAGTGATCTCCAAGCGCGAATATCAATTAAGCTATCTTACAATGAATGAATTGCGCTTAAAACTTAATGAGATTAAATCAAAGCTTGATTTACTTGGCATCGACCCTAACTTTATCAAAAATGGCTCTCAAGGCAAATACGGCTTCCCTGTGGTGGCAAAGGCTTCAGGGATTCTATCCGTGGCTCCAAAGCAAAGCGGTGAGAAAATCGAAGCCTTTACCCCTTATGTGAGAATCTCAAAAAATACCGATAATATGAGCAATAATCTCCTAGGACGTATTAAAATCCCCCTCCACCTCTCGCATAATATCCAAAAAGGTGCTCCTGTCTTTGATGATAATGGCAACAGAATCGGTGAGATTGAAACCTTATCCGTGGTGATAGATAAAATCTCAAATACCATTCTTGCTACGGCAAATATCCACAATACCAATCTCAAAGTGGGTGAAATGCTAGAGGTATATATCGATGGATTACTGCCTAAGGGGACGATTCTTATCCCTTCATCGGCTGTTATCAAAAATGGTAATGACTACCTTGTGTTTGTCCAAAGTGCTAAGGGCTTTAAACCTACCAAAATAGAAGTCGTTGAAGAGCGCGATAGTAGCTTTGTGATTAACCCTAAAGGATTAACTAATCAAAACAAGATTGCCACAGGCAATATCATTAGTCTTAAAGGCATAATGGACGGACTTGGGAGAGAGTAA
- a CDS encoding efflux RND transporter permease subunit, whose protein sequence is MLSKIIESALRQRMIVILSAIMLFIFGVYSFFTIPIDAFPDVSSTQVKIVLKAPGMAPEEVENRVVRPLELELLGLPNQKSLRSLSKYGIADITIDFNDGTDIYLARNMVNEKLSTTMGDLPSGVSGSLVPIVTPLSDMFMFTLESDGSISEVQKRQLLDFTIRPALRNIKGVADINRLGGYAKAIVVVPDFDDMARLGITISNLEEILDANLKNDGAGRVSRDEESFIVKIQTGAMDIQQIKSIPIITKYGYTQIGNFCDVVEHHMTRLGLTTIDGKGETTQGLVLSLKGANSRDAIKDIKVKMEELKAELPENLEMRVFYDRSELTQKAVNNVIKTLAEAIILIVVLLFLFLGDVRAAVAVSVILPLAIAVAFVMMRYYGISANLMSLGGLAIAVGILVDSAVVTVENAFEKLSLAKNSHKLHTIYRACKEISVSVFSGILIIIVFFVPILTLEGLEGKFFVPLAQTIVFALLGSLILSMTVIPVISSFVLKATSHHETKVTQFFHRIYAPMLHFALTKTKILLCGAAGFLILSFSLFPFIGSAFMPTLQEGNLVLNIESSPSISLEQSRDMMLLIQKELLERVPEIKSVVTRTGADEVGLDPAGFNQSDAFISFKPKEQWQAKNMEEIEDKIRDVVSDFKGMNIALVQPIDMRISEMLTGVRGDLAIKIFGLEIEKLNELSTQIVNVLKNIQGSAEVFTTLNKGVNYLYVTPQHSVMASTGISSDELTKFMRSSLEGIIVTYIPQGFARIPVIIRQDADIASDITKLKSLQMSSLDGNPVPISSVANIKEVDGPVQIQREQSKRYSVVRSNVIGRDLGGFVEEAKQKIAAQVELPEGYSIVYGGQFENQQRANKRFSTVIPLSILAIFFILFFTLKSVSLSLLILLNIPFAVTGGLISLFLSGEYISVPASVGFIALFGIAVLNGVVMVGYFLQLLKEGYSLDDTIVIGAKRRLRPVLMTAFIAGFGLVPMLLSSGVGSEVQKPLAIVVLGGLVTSSILTLLILPPLFRIVVRKIGI, encoded by the coding sequence ATGCTATCTAAAATTATTGAATCTGCCCTCCGCCAACGTATGATTGTTATCTTAAGTGCAATTATGCTTTTTATATTTGGTGTGTATTCATTTTTTACCATTCCCATTGATGCTTTCCCTGATGTCTCCTCCACACAGGTAAAAATCGTCCTCAAAGCCCCGGGTATGGCGCCAGAAGAGGTAGAAAATCGCGTTGTGCGTCCTTTAGAGCTAGAATTACTTGGTTTGCCTAATCAAAAGAGTTTGCGCAGCCTCTCAAAATACGGCATTGCCGATATTACTATTGATTTTAATGATGGCACAGATATTTATCTCGCGCGTAATATGGTCAATGAAAAGCTCTCTACCACTATGGGCGATTTGCCCTCAGGCGTAAGCGGCAGCTTAGTCCCTATTGTAACGCCACTAAGCGATATGTTTATGTTCACTCTTGAAAGCGATGGCTCTATAAGCGAGGTGCAAAAGCGCCAACTCCTTGATTTCACTATTCGCCCGGCATTGCGCAATATCAAAGGCGTGGCGGATATTAACCGCTTAGGCGGGTATGCTAAGGCGATTGTAGTCGTGCCAGATTTTGATGATATGGCACGACTTGGGATCACTATTAGCAATTTAGAAGAAATACTTGATGCGAATCTCAAAAATGATGGCGCTGGGCGGGTATCACGCGATGAGGAGAGCTTTATTGTGAAGATTCAAACAGGCGCGATGGATATCCAGCAAATCAAAAGTATCCCTATTATTACAAAATATGGCTATACGCAGATAGGTAACTTTTGCGATGTGGTAGAGCATCATATGACACGGCTTGGGCTCACTACCATTGATGGCAAGGGTGAGACCACACAGGGCTTAGTGCTATCGCTTAAAGGGGCAAATTCACGTGATGCGATTAAAGATATAAAAGTCAAAATGGAGGAACTAAAAGCAGAATTACCAGAAAATCTAGAAATGCGTGTATTCTATGACCGCTCAGAGCTGACACAAAAAGCTGTGAATAATGTGATTAAAACACTTGCAGAGGCTATTATTTTGATTGTGGTTTTGCTCTTTTTGTTTCTAGGAGATGTCCGCGCAGCTGTGGCTGTGAGCGTTATCCTGCCTCTTGCTATTGCTGTGGCTTTTGTGATGATGCGCTATTATGGCATTTCGGCAAATCTTATGAGTCTTGGGGGGTTAGCTATTGCAGTGGGAATCTTAGTAGATTCTGCTGTGGTTACCGTTGAAAATGCCTTTGAAAAACTAAGTTTAGCTAAAAACTCACATAAGCTCCACACGATTTATCGCGCCTGTAAGGAAATCTCCGTATCTGTTTTTAGCGGAATCCTTATTATCATCGTCTTTTTTGTCCCTATTCTCACTCTTGAGGGGTTAGAGGGCAAGTTCTTTGTCCCACTTGCTCAAACGATTGTATTTGCCCTGCTTGGCTCACTCATACTCTCTATGACCGTTATTCCTGTAATTAGCTCATTTGTGTTAAAAGCCACATCACATCACGAAACCAAAGTTACACAATTCTTTCATAGAATCTACGCTCCTATGCTGCATTTTGCCCTCACAAAGACAAAAATTTTGCTTTGTGGAGCGGCAGGCTTCCTTATTTTAAGCTTCTCTCTCTTCCCATTTATAGGAAGTGCCTTTATGCCTACCCTGCAAGAAGGCAATTTAGTACTCAATATTGAATCTAGCCCCTCTATCTCGCTAGAGCAAAGCCGCGATATGATGTTACTTATACAAAAAGAATTGCTAGAGAGGGTGCCAGAGATTAAAAGTGTTGTAACACGCACAGGTGCTGATGAAGTGGGGCTAGACCCTGCAGGATTCAACCAAAGCGATGCATTTATATCCTTTAAACCTAAAGAGCAATGGCAAGCAAAAAATATGGAGGAGATAGAGGATAAAATCCGCGATGTAGTGAGTGATTTTAAGGGTATGAATATTGCCCTTGTGCAGCCTATTGATATGAGGATTTCCGAAATGCTTACCGGTGTTCGGGGTGATTTAGCCATCAAAATCTTTGGCTTAGAGATTGAAAAGCTCAACGAGCTAAGCACACAAATTGTAAATGTTCTCAAAAACATTCAAGGCTCGGCTGAAGTCTTCACCACACTTAATAAAGGGGTAAATTATCTTTATGTAACGCCCCAGCACTCCGTAATGGCAAGCACAGGTATTTCAAGCGATGAGCTTACCAAATTTATGCGCTCTAGCCTTGAGGGCATTATTGTTACATATATCCCACAGGGCTTTGCAAGAATCCCCGTTATCATTCGTCAAGATGCCGATATTGCCTCGGATATTACCAAGCTTAAAAGCCTGCAAATGAGTTCATTAGATGGGAATCCTGTGCCTATTAGCTCGGTAGCAAACATTAAAGAAGTCGATGGACCCGTGCAGATTCAAAGGGAGCAGTCTAAGCGCTATAGTGTCGTGCGAAGCAATGTGATAGGGCGCGATTTGGGCGGGTTTGTCGAGGAAGCAAAGCAAAAAATTGCCGCACAAGTAGAGCTGCCAGAGGGTTACTCTATTGTCTATGGAGGGCAGTTTGAGAATCAACAGCGCGCTAATAAACGATTCTCTACCGTTATTCCACTTAGTATTTTAGCTATATTTTTCATTCTCTTTTTTACCCTTAAATCCGTCTCTCTCTCTTTGCTGATTTTGCTCAATATTCCCTTTGCCGTTACTGGTGGGCTTATCTCACTCTTTTTATCGGGGGAATATATTTCTGTCCCTGCTTCTGTGGGCTTTATCGCACTTTTTGGTATTGCCGTTCTCAATGGCGTAGTGATGGTGGGCTATTTCTTGCAACTACTTAAAGAGGGATATAGCCTTGATGATACGATTGTAATTGGGGCAAAGCGGCGATTACGTCCGGTGCTAATGACGGCATTTATCGCAGGATTTGGGCTTGTGCCTATGCTGCTCTCTTCTGGTGTGGGAAGCGAAGTGCAAAAACCCCTAGCTATTGTCGTTCTAGGTGGGCTTGTAACTTCCTCAATACTCACATTGCTTATCCTCCCACCACTCTTTAGAATAGTCGTGCGCAAAATTGGCATATAG
- the folP gene encoding dihydropteroate synthase — MIVKRLNIASIPQAIQSIGTDTMGQKIMSKKAQILAFEIRNLSFEAANILKQEALSVGGECATPRGTITHKGEHIALLFGTQAQFAKLLPKLALQPFGLKSLKKTLESHLRPFHHTPEIMAIVNVTPDSFYAASRQSPQSAIHRICSLLEKDITYIDVGAASSRPGSELLDSQEEIARLKPVVEYIVSHHLYDKKCFSIDTYNPKTADYALCNGFSIINDVSGFSHNDMAKICAKHKARAILMHTKGTPKIMQNLTHTYTHLFDEIDRFFIDKIATFKDAGVEDIVLDIGFGFAKNKEQNLALIKHLSHFLHFGLPLLVGASRKNTIGEITGKEAEERLSGTLALHLYALQNGASILRAHDEDAHIDMLKIHKAMQ, encoded by the coding sequence ATGATAGTCAAAAGGCTAAATATTGCCTCCATTCCACAAGCGATACAATCCATAGGAACAGACACTATGGGACAAAAGATTATGAGTAAAAAGGCGCAGATTCTTGCCTTTGAGATACGCAATTTAAGCTTTGAAGCGGCAAATATCCTTAAGCAAGAAGCCTTAAGTGTAGGTGGGGAATGCGCCACACCAAGAGGCACTATCACACATAAAGGAGAGCATATCGCCCTGCTTTTTGGCACACAAGCCCAATTTGCAAAATTACTCCCTAAACTCGCCCTGCAGCCCTTTGGGCTAAAATCACTCAAAAAGACATTAGAATCCCATTTACGTCCATTCCATCATACGCCTGAAATAATGGCGATTGTGAATGTTACGCCTGATAGCTTTTATGCTGCCTCAAGGCAAAGTCCGCAAAGCGCAATACACAGAATCTGCTCACTTTTAGAAAAGGATATAACTTATATTGATGTTGGTGCGGCAAGCTCCCGCCCGGGGAGTGAATTGCTAGATTCACAAGAGGAGATAGCCCGTCTTAAGCCTGTGGTAGAATATATTGTCTCCCATCATCTCTATGATAAAAAATGCTTTAGCATAGATACTTATAATCCCAAAACCGCTGATTACGCCCTTTGCAATGGATTTAGCATCATTAATGATGTGAGTGGATTTAGCCATAATGATATGGCAAAAATTTGCGCTAAGCATAAAGCTAGGGCGATTTTAATGCACACTAAAGGCACACCTAAAATAATGCAGAATCTTACTCATACCTACACGCATTTATTTGATGAGATAGATAGATTTTTTATCGATAAAATCGCTACTTTTAAAGACGCGGGTGTGGAGGATATAGTCCTTGATATTGGATTTGGATTTGCTAAAAATAAGGAGCAAAATCTCGCTCTTATCAAACATTTATCACATTTTTTACATTTTGGACTACCCTTGCTTGTAGGGGCTAGTCGTAAAAATACCATAGGAGAAATCACAGGCAAAGAAGCAGAAGAGAGACTTTCAGGCACGCTTGCTCTACATTTATACGCCCTACAAAATGGTGCAAGTATCTTGCGTGCGCACGATGAAGACGCGCATATTGATATGTTAAAAATACATAAGGCAATGCAATGA
- a CDS encoding HobA family DNA replication regulator has protein sequence MQNINDWLLDTIREDEKKGVMCGWIEEKRFLFLRDMARVISHIMNGGSLIVLTDEARKWFGEYIIQHINQPHKGRPFFPIIQIKHLHDMIDSNAQGDVRGFKLISNMLDMMYANYRFWYIGKKNMRASFAKSYGDGWYWIFDENDMFSPTDEHLDYKLISLFKLFDRAILAAMLNKISLDI, from the coding sequence ATGCAAAACATTAACGATTGGCTTTTAGATACCATACGTGAAGATGAAAAAAAAGGTGTGATGTGTGGCTGGATAGAGGAAAAGCGATTTTTATTTTTGCGTGATATGGCACGTGTCATTTCACATATTATGAACGGTGGTAGCCTCATTGTCCTCACAGATGAAGCCCGCAAGTGGTTTGGTGAATACATTATCCAACATATCAATCAACCACACAAAGGACGACCATTTTTCCCTATTATTCAAATTAAACATTTGCACGATATGATAGATTCTAATGCACAAGGTGATGTGAGAGGATTTAAACTCATTAGTAATATGCTTGATATGATGTATGCAAATTATAGATTCTGGTATATTGGCAAAAAAAATATGCGCGCAAGCTTTGCCAAAAGCTATGGTGATGGGTGGTATTGGATATTTGATGAAAATGATATGTTTAGCCCTACTGATGAGCATTTAGATTATAAGCTTATTAGTCTTTTTAAACTCTTTGACAGAGCGATTCTAGCGGCTATGCTGAATAAAATTTCACTTGATATATAA
- a CDS encoding ABC transporter ATP-binding protein gives MLRIDNASFYRIYKGKKQEILRNINCTLQEGEVLSILGRNGAGKTTLLKCMVGLLKWSAGESLLMGKALGHYTHKEMWKIISYVPQAKTYSFDMKVLDMVALGCNPFVGIKPKAKHFEDSLAMLDELKLSHLAQKWCLALSGGELQMVLFARALVKKPRVLILDEPESNLDFFNQKTICDTLKQCSQNGVSVILNTHFPSHARFLSHKAILLHKIDDSFHSSTNATFGDAKAILSESALSTLYNVRLHLSPQQDEYVLRI, from the coding sequence ATGCTTAGGATTGATAATGCCTCATTTTATAGAATCTACAAGGGCAAAAAGCAGGAGATTCTAAGAAACATTAACTGCACTCTGCAGGAGGGAGAGGTGTTAAGCATTCTAGGGCGCAATGGTGCGGGAAAGACGACATTGCTCAAATGTATGGTAGGGCTGCTCAAATGGAGCGCGGGGGAAAGTCTGCTTATGGGTAAGGCTTTAGGGCATTATACACACAAGGAGATGTGGAAGATTATCTCCTATGTGCCACAGGCAAAGACTTATAGCTTTGACATGAAAGTGCTTGATATGGTGGCTCTTGGGTGTAATCCTTTTGTGGGTATTAAGCCTAAGGCAAAGCACTTTGAAGATTCTCTAGCGATGTTAGATGAGCTGAAGCTATCTCATTTAGCGCAAAAGTGGTGCCTAGCCTTAAGTGGCGGAGAGCTGCAAATGGTGCTTTTCGCCCGTGCGTTAGTCAAAAAGCCTCGCGTATTGATTTTAGATGAGCCTGAATCTAACCTTGATTTTTTCAATCAAAAGACAATATGCGATACTCTCAAGCAATGCTCCCAAAATGGCGTAAGCGTGATTTTAAACACACATTTTCCCTCTCACGCGCGATTTCTCTCACATAAGGCAATTTTACTCCACAAAATCGATGATAGCTTTCATAGCTCTACAAATGCGACCTTTGGAGACGCAAAAGCAATTTTAAGCGAATCTGCTCTAAGTACCCTATATAATGTGCGCCTCCACTTAAGCCCACAGCAAGATGAATATGTGTTAAGAATCTAG
- a CDS encoding iron ABC transporter permease — protein MNLVKPLVLYSGWILIIALVGSFCLSVGRYNISLIDVLYCLVGQGDETQSNIIFSFRLPRIILAIVIGAGLSAAGVAFQSLFRNPLATPDILGVTSGVSFGAVLGLLLGLSIGYISFVGFIFGLASLALVVLIGYNKNMPYETTSMILSGIIIGALFQSLIGICKYVADPQDTLPSITYWLLGSLDTSLDTYVIWSLVGIMLGIGVIFILRWKLNLLMLQDDEAISLGVNLPLLRVLSIFASTMIVACAISVCGVIGWVGLLVPHIARLIVGNDTSKIVPLSLFIGALFLVVVDTFSRTMSASQIPISILTSLFGAPFFIYILRKSKRS, from the coding sequence ATGAATCTTGTTAAGCCTTTGGTGTTATATAGTGGCTGGATTCTTATTATTGCGCTTGTGGGGAGTTTTTGCTTAAGTGTGGGGCGATATAATATCTCCCTTATTGATGTGCTATATTGCCTTGTAGGACAAGGCGATGAGACACAGAGTAATATTATCTTCTCCTTTCGTCTGCCTCGCATTATTTTAGCCATTGTCATAGGAGCGGGGCTTAGTGCGGCGGGAGTGGCATTTCAAAGTCTGTTTAGGAATCCTCTAGCCACGCCTGATATTTTGGGCGTTACAAGCGGAGTGAGCTTTGGCGCGGTGCTTGGGCTGCTGCTAGGGTTAAGTATAGGCTATATTAGCTTTGTAGGCTTTATCTTTGGCTTAGCTTCTTTAGCCTTAGTCGTGCTGATAGGCTATAACAAAAATATGCCCTATGAAACTACAAGTATGATTCTAAGCGGGATTATCATCGGCGCGTTGTTTCAAAGCTTGATTGGCATTTGCAAATATGTAGCTGACCCGCAGGATACTTTGCCTAGCATTACTTATTGGCTTTTAGGCTCATTAGATACTTCGCTAGATACGTATGTGATATGGAGTTTAGTGGGTATTATGCTGGGGATAGGCGTAATTTTTATCTTGCGCTGGAAGCTTAATCTCTTAATGCTGCAAGATGATGAGGCGATTTCTCTAGGTGTGAATCTACCTCTCTTGCGCGTTTTAAGCATATTTGCAAGCACGATGATTGTTGCCTGTGCGATTAGTGTATGTGGTGTGATAGGCTGGGTAGGGCTGCTTGTGCCACATATCGCAAGGCTTATAGTAGGCAATGATACAAGCAAGATTGTGCCTTTGAGTTTGTTTATAGGGGCGTTATTTTTAGTCGTGGTGGATACATTCTCGCGCACGATGTCTGCTTCACAGATTCCCATCTCTATCCTTACTTCGCTTTTTGGTGCGCCATTTTTTATCTACATCTTGCGTAAAAGTAAAAGGAGCTAA
- a CDS encoding TolC family protein, translated as MKYIYILMLSFSVALGDSEFVDFNRLEEEFHIHKPTIKQDMSIDEFIERIEQNSTYLAKSRAMAQSLLYEGKANRAWNSPYIDAEVTRVKSPAGGTQPESLILFMLAPRLPWVSYTLSQSYQNKILRQEKSYELTKRLALINAKRLYLDYLVLNEQHQIYTTRYENAKNQLKISQVQYEAGRISKAQYLFFKSDFLSTKVALKTSYTEMLNTLNALKVILGITTQDSDLHINGLDFAFLHSIDTPYLEKNLKENLYLDIIALDIKDYQYSAKIASQSRFDSFEIGGGINTSETSNGVVFKIKVPLPLTTKYGNQKAMYLALQSGAIRESEILKDSLLMNAKSYLEQLDVKQEIIALAKDNENNRAELSETSRIGYEAGKISAFEYLSVKNEHLDAMIATTQAKRDYISTLAKLEETLSSVLNLPLTSSTKEKS; from the coding sequence ATGAAATATATCTATATCCTTATGCTCTCTTTTAGTGTAGCATTGGGGGATTCTGAATTTGTAGATTTCAATAGACTTGAAGAGGAATTTCATATCCATAAGCCCACAATTAAGCAGGATATGAGTATTGATGAATTTATTGAACGCATAGAGCAAAACTCTACTTATCTTGCTAAATCCCGTGCGATGGCGCAAAGTCTCCTTTATGAAGGGAAGGCAAATCGTGCGTGGAATAGCCCCTATATTGACGCGGAAGTTACTCGTGTAAAATCCCCAGCTGGTGGCACACAGCCTGAAAGTCTTATTTTATTTATGCTTGCTCCACGATTGCCGTGGGTGAGCTACACTCTCTCTCAAAGCTATCAAAACAAAATTCTAAGGCAAGAAAAATCCTATGAGCTAACCAAGCGTCTCGCCCTCATTAATGCAAAACGTCTCTACCTAGACTACCTAGTCCTGAATGAGCAGCATCAAATCTACACCACACGTTATGAAAATGCCAAAAACCAGCTTAAAATCTCGCAAGTGCAATATGAAGCAGGACGTATCAGCAAAGCCCAATATCTCTTTTTCAAAAGCGATTTCCTCTCTACCAAAGTCGCACTCAAAACCTCTTACACAGAAATGCTTAACACCCTTAATGCTCTTAAAGTCATACTTGGCATCACAACTCAAGATAGCGACTTACACATTAATGGCTTAGACTTTGCATTCTTACATTCAATCGATACTCCCTATCTTGAAAAAAATTTAAAAGAAAATCTCTATTTGGATATTATTGCCCTTGATATTAAAGACTATCAATATAGTGCCAAAATCGCCTCGCAAAGCCGATTTGATAGCTTTGAAATCGGGGGTGGGATTAACACAAGTGAAACAAGCAATGGTGTGGTGTTTAAAATCAAAGTTCCCCTACCACTTACGACTAAATACGGCAATCAAAAAGCTATGTATCTTGCCTTGCAAAGCGGCGCTATACGTGAGAGCGAAATCTTAAAGGATTCACTATTAATGAATGCAAAATCCTATCTCGAACAGCTTGATGTGAAACAAGAAATCATCGCTTTAGCCAAAGATAATGAAAATAATCGTGCAGAACTCAGTGAAACCTCACGTATTGGCTATGAAGCGGGGAAAATCAGCGCATTTGAATATCTAAGTGTTAAAAATGAGCATTTAGACGCGATGATAGCTACCACACAGGCAAAACGTGATTACATATCTACACTTGCCAAACTAGAAGAGACATTAAGCTCCGTGCTGAATCTCCCTCTAACCTCATCTACAAAGGAAAAATCGTGA
- a CDS encoding aspartate kinase yields the protein MLIVQKYGGTSMGDCDRIRNVAQRVIQSKVQGNTLVIVVSAMSGETDRLIGFAQHFTPLPNTKEMDMLLSSGERITAALLAIALESMGVKAISLSGKGAGIITDNFHTKARIEYIDTTKIFHFLNECYVVVVAGFQGISTNGEVTTLGRGGSDLSAVALAGALNADKCEIYSDVDGVYTTDPRIVKEARKLEKISYDEMLELASMGAKVLLNRSVELAKKLNVKLLCASSFTQSEGTLITKEEDIMEKPIVSGVALDKNQARVSLADVLDRPGIAADIFGLLADNNINVDMIVQTIGRDGKTDIDFTIPKTEISLVQQVLEKFKDDFGNIEYDNNIAKVSIVGVGMKSHSGVASTAFKALAEDNINIMMISTSEIKISMIISIEFAQEAVRKLHSVYKLEQ from the coding sequence ATGCTTATTGTGCAAAAATATGGCGGCACAAGTATGGGGGATTGTGATAGAATCCGCAATGTCGCCCAACGTGTCATTCAAAGCAAAGTACAGGGAAATACTCTTGTGATTGTTGTATCTGCGATGAGCGGAGAGACTGATAGACTTATTGGCTTTGCACAGCACTTTACGCCCCTCCCAAACACAAAAGAAATGGATATGCTTTTAAGCTCTGGAGAGCGCATTACAGCTGCACTTCTTGCTATTGCCCTAGAATCTATGGGGGTGAAAGCTATTTCCTTAAGCGGCAAAGGGGCGGGGATTATAACCGATAATTTTCACACAAAAGCACGTATTGAATATATCGACACAACAAAAATCTTTCACTTTCTTAATGAATGCTATGTCGTGGTTGTAGCAGGATTCCAAGGTATCTCTACCAATGGTGAGGTAACCACACTAGGACGTGGCGGGAGTGATCTCTCTGCTGTGGCATTAGCCGGTGCGCTCAATGCTGATAAGTGTGAGATTTATAGCGATGTTGATGGTGTTTATACCACAGACCCACGCATTGTCAAAGAGGCAAGAAAGTTAGAAAAAATTAGCTATGATGAAATGCTAGAGCTTGCCTCTATGGGCGCAAAAGTCTTGCTTAATCGCTCTGTGGAATTAGCAAAAAAGCTTAATGTTAAGCTACTTTGTGCGAGTTCATTTACCCAAAGCGAAGGCACACTTATCACTAAAGAGGAGGATATAATGGAAAAACCTATTGTAAGTGGCGTAGCACTCGATAAGAATCAAGCACGAGTAAGTCTTGCTGATGTGCTAGACCGCCCGGGTATTGCCGCAGATATTTTTGGGCTTTTGGCAGATAATAATATTAATGTTGATATGATTGTCCAAACTATTGGACGTGATGGTAAGACAGATATTGACTTCACTATCCCCAAAACAGAAATAAGTCTAGTGCAGCAAGTTTTAGAGAAATTCAAAGATGATTTTGGCAATATCGAATATGATAACAATATTGCGAAAGTCTCTATTGTGGGTGTAGGTATGAAGTCCCATTCAGGAGTGGCAAGCACGGCTTTTAAAGCATTGGCAGAGGATAATATCAATATTATGATGATAAGCACGAGCGAAATTAAGATTTCTATGATTATTAGTATCGAATTTGCCCAAGAAGCCGTAAGAAAACTCCATAGTGTATATAAACTTGAGCAGTGA